TTCCCCTCCTTCGCGACGATGCGAACCGGTCCCGCTTCTCCTGCGTAGCTCCCCGTCACGCGCGCGATCAACTCCGCCGGCACGGCGAGGTCCTTCACCACCGGCTCCGGAACGCCGAGCGCCCAGCGCGCGATCATCTTCTCGAACCGGTCGGGGAGGTCGCTATCTCCGTTGACGAGCACGGCGATGATCAGCGAGTCGTTCGGGTACGACGCGAGCTGCGACCGGAAGCCGTCGATCCCGCCATTGTGCGAGACGATGCGGTGGCCGGCGAGGTCGCTGACCCCCAAGCCGAAGGCGTACGGCTGCTTCGTCCCGTCGGTTAGCGCGCGCGGCGTCGTCATCTCGCGGTACGTCGCCGGCCGGACGACCTTCCCCGACTCGAGCGCCATCGTCCACTTCACCAGGTCGCTCGCCGTCGAGCAGATCGCCCCGGCGGCGTACGGCGTGCTCATCTCCTGATAGTCGGCGTTCGGGAGCCCGCCCTCCTTGCGGGACGCATAGCCGTGCGCGCGGTTGGCGATGAGCGGCGTGAGGTGACAGTAGCGCACGGTGGCGAGTGCGTTAGGCGCGGCGAGCCGCTTCTCGACGTAGGCGTCGTACGGCTCGCCGCTCACCTTCTCGACGATCTGGCCAAGGACGTAGTACCCCGAGTTCGAGTAGCTCCACTTCGCCCCTGGCTCAAAGTCGAAGGGCGCCGACTTGAACAGGGCGATCATCGAATCGGCGGGGACGTAACGCGACTTCCACGCCTGAAAGACGGGCATCGCGGTGTAGTTATGTATCCCCGCGGTGTGATTGAGCAGGTGTGCAACCGTCACCGTGCTCCCCGCCCCGGGCCAATCGGGATAGAACTTCGTCAGCGGATCGGTGAGGGCGAGCTTCCCCTGGTCGACGAGCTGCAGGATGGCGGCTGCGGTGAACTGCTTGGTGACCGACCCAATCTGGAAGACCGAGGCCGGAGTGACGGCGACCTTGTTCTCGATGTCGGCGTAGCCGAACCCCTTCGCGTAGACGATCCGCCCGCCGCGAGACACCGCGACGGCGATGCCCGGAGCCTTCCCCTCCTTCACCAGCGCGGTACCGGCGGAATCAATGAGTCGGGTGAGCTTCGTGAGCGTGGCGGGGCGCTGCGCGGAGAGCGACGAAGCACCGAGCAGCGTGAGGGCGATGGTCCGAGAGATGGCGAAGCGCATGTGCGGAATTGGAGGGAATGGGGGCCGAGCGAACATGGCGCGCCAGACGACCGACCGCGAGAGGCTGGACGCCCGCTCTCGCGTCGCAACGTCGTCAACGGAGTCCGCGTGGGAAGGCGTACCCGTTCATTCCCGTGCGACCGCGTACAGGGAACTTCCTGGAGGACGTTCGTGGCAGCAGCCGCGGACCGGTGTCCACGCGTTCGTTGCGGGCCACGGGGCCTCGACGCGGCGGGGAGGGACGCGGCGTTGCCCTTGTCGCTGCCGTTCGCGTTGGCGTGGAGGTCGCGAACAGCCTGGCGACTAGTTGGCGCCGGATCGCTCGTCAGGCGCCAGCGGGGGCGCCGTGCAGCTGGCGATGGTAGTCGGCCGCGTCGTACGCACCCACCGAGCGGGCCACGAGGGCGTCGGGGCCAAAGGTCCAGGTCTCGGACCCCTTGATGCGCACGCGCCGCCCCGTGCCGCCCGGACCGGTGTTGGTCCCCGTGAGCGTCCACCGATACACCACGCGTTCACCATCGACGTCGAGCCCGTTCATCTCGACCACCAGGTCGGGAAAGGCGACCATGAACCCCTCAGCCGAGGCGGTAATCGCCACCCGGCCGAGGTTGGGCGAGCCGCCATTGATGGTGAGCAGGCCGTCCGGGGCAAAGAAGGCGGCGACGCTGGCGGCATCCTGGCTGCACCAGGCGTCGGTGTAGCGCGCGGCGAAGTCCTGAAGGTCCTTCGGATGCATGGGGCGATTCCGCACGGGTGAGGGGGTGGCAAGAGAATAACCTGCGCCGCACGCGGGGGCACCGGCCGGGTTGCACTTGCGACGGCCGGTCGCGCGGGGCAACGTCGGCGCGTCACGACTCCTTCCCGCACCGACTCCCGTCATGCCCGCACTTCCCCGACTCGCCCCCTCGACCCGGGCATTCGCGCGCCCACTCCAGGCGCTCGCGCTCGCCACGCTCGTCGTTCCCGTCGCGCTCGTCGCGCAACCGCGTGCCACCGCTCCAGCGCGCAGCGCGGTCGACACGACTGCCCTCGCGCGCCTCACGTTTCGCTCGATCGGCCCCGCCAACATGATGGGGCGCTCGACCGACGTCGAGGGAGTGGCCGGCAACGCCAACCTTGTCTATGTCGGCACTGCCGCGGGCGGCGTTTGGAAGACGACGAACGGCGGGACGACCTGGGCCCCGCTCTTCGACAAACAGCCCACGCTCTCCATCGGCGACCTGGCCCTCGAGCCCGGCAACCCGGACGTGATCTACGCGGGAACCGGAGAGGCCAACGTCCGCAACTCGGTCTCGTTCGGGCGCGGGATGTACAAGTCGACCGACGGCGGCCGTTCGTGGCGCTTCATCGGCCTGGGCGACACGCGCCACATTGCCCGCGTGATGGTGAACCCCGCCGACACGCGCACGGTCTACACCTGCGCCGTGGGACACATGGCCGGGCCTAACGCGGAACGCGGCGTCTTTGTCTCGCACGACGGCGGCACCACGTGGAGCAAGACGCTCTACGTCGATGACAAGCACGGCTGCGCCGACCTGGACGTCGACCCGAAGAACCCCAACATCGTCTATGCGGCGATGTGGCTCTTCGACCGCAAGCAGTGGACGTTCACGTCAGGCTCGGAACAAGGCGGGATCTACAAGTCGGTCGACGGCGGCCAGACGTGGCGCAAGCTCGGTGGCGGACTCCCGAAGCTCCTCGGTCGCGTGGGAATCAAGGTCGCCCCGTCGTCGCCCAACACCGTCTACGCCATCACCGAGTCGAAGGAAGGGTTCGTCTATCGCAGCGACGATTTCGGCGAGACGTGGCGCAAGACGAGTGACGACTCGCGCACGATCTGTCGCGGCTTCTACTACTCCGACCTGCGCGTCGACCCGCAGAACCCGGAGCGTGTCTACTCGATCGCCTGCAACCTCATGGTCTCGATCGACGGCGCGCGCACGTTCCGCCCGATCCGGGCAGACGGTGCACGGCGACCACCATGGGCTCTGGATCGACCCCGCCGAGCCCACGCGCCTCTGGGACGTGAACGATGGCGGCATCGCCGAGTCGCGCGACCACGGCGCGACGTGGCGCTTCCCGAACGTCTTCCCGCTGGCGCAGTTCTACCAGCTGCACGCCGACAACCGCGAGCCGTTCTACCACCTGGGCGGCGGGCTGCAGGACAACGGCAACTGGGTAGGCCCCAGCCGCACGCGTGACCCGTTAGGCATCCTGGTCGACGACTGGCAGCTGGTCTCGTACGGTGACGGTTACTACCAGACGTCGCACCCGGACGACCCGGACTTCATCATCACCGACAGCCAGGGGGGGATGATCTGGCGCACGCAGATGCGCACGCGCGAGCAGGAAGACATCTCGCCGCAGCCCAGGCGCAACGACGGCGCCCCGGTCAACGCACTGCAGTACCGCTTCAACTGGAACGCCCCCATCGTCGCCTCGCCGCACGACGGCAAGGTGGTCTACTTCGGCGCGCAGGTCCTCTTCCGCTCCAAGGACTTCGGCGCGACCTGGCAGGCGATCTCCCCCGACCTCTCCCGGAACGACACCACGCGGCACGGCTGGGCCGGCGGCCCGGCGATGCCCGAAGCGACGACCGCCGAGTACTACAACACGATCTACTCGATCGCCGAATCGCCCGCGCAGAAGGGGATCATCTGGGTGGGGGTCGACGACGGGAACCTGCACGTGACGCGCGACGACGGCGCCACGTGGACGCGCGTCGACCGCAACGTCCCGGGGGTGGGCCCGGAGGCGGTGGTGAGCCACATAGAGGCGAGCCGCACCGCGCCCTGCACCGCGTACGCGACGTTCGAGCGCAAGTTCATGGACGACCTCAAGGCGTACGCCTTCCGCACCACCGACTGCGGCGCCACCTGGACGAGCATCGCCGGCAACCTCCCCGAGGGGGCGTACCTGCAGGTGCTGCGCGAGGACCCGAAGAACCCGCAGGTGTTGTATGCCGGGACGGAGACGGGGCTCTTCGTGAGCGTGACGGCGGGGAACGACTGGTTCCGGTTAGGCGGCAACCTCCCCGCGGTGCCGGTGCACGAGGTGTTGGTGCATGGCCGCGAGAACGACCTCATCGTCGCCACGCACGCGCGCGGCATCTGGATTCTCGACGATGCGTCGGCCATCCAGGAACTGGCCGCCGCGGCGGCCAAGCCGGCGCACCTCTTCGCGATGCGCACCGCCACGCGCTTTGCCACCAAGCAGGGGAAGGGCTCGCTCGGCAACGCCCTCTTCATGGGGCCCAACCCCGCGTACGGGGCCATCATCCGCTACCACCTGAAGGAACGCCCGGCAGCCGCAACGACGGTCAAGGCCGAGATCCTGGACGGCGAGGGAAAGGTGGTGCGCACGCTCGCGCGCGTTCCGCGCGAAGCAGGGATCAACACGACCGCATGGGACCTGTCGTACGAGCCGGCGCGCCCGCGCGCCGCGCCGAGCGGACCCGAGGGTGAGGGCGAGGCGATCATGCGCCGCCTCTTTGGTGCCGCCGGTGGCCCACGCGCCCTCCCCGGCCGCTACACCGTGCGCCTGACGGTGGGCGACCAGACGCTGGAGCAGCCACTCACGGTGCGTGTCGACCCCACGTCGAAGACCACACCAGAGGCGCTGCGCGGCCAATTCATCGTGGCCGTCGAACTGCGTGACCTGCTCTCGCTGGCCAACGACACGCTGCGCGCACTCGACGGGCGCCGCGGTGAGTTGGAGGCCAAGCGCCGCGCCGCCGTGGCCATTCCCAACGGCGAGGGGGCGGCAGCCGCTCGGCAGATCGCAGGTGAACTCGCGCAGGTGGATTCGTTGCTCGACCTGCTCGTGAAGCCGGCGACCGCACCGCAGTGGAGCGATGGTCCGCGCATCAGCGAGCGCATCGCCCAGCTGCTGCAGAAGCTCGACCAGGGGAACCAGCCGCCGACGCAGGCGCAGCAGAAGCTCGGCAAGGACCTCGCGGTCGCGCTGCGCGATGCGCTCGAGCGTGTGCGGAAGTACCTCGGGCGCTTCACGTCGATGTAGGCACGACGACGCGCGCGCCGGGACGCAGCGGCGCGCGCGCTTGAATGATCGACCTCACGCGAGGCGAGGGAGCGCGGATCGCTCCTTCGCCTCGCGTCCTATTTGATGGGCGAGTAGTCGGTGGCGGTGGCGTACACGCTCTCGATCTTGTCGATGATCTTCCCGTCCTTCTCCGATTCGGCCGCGACCTTCTGCCATTCCGGGTCCTTGTCGAACGCCTCCCAGTTCCTGTCGGCCTGGGCGCGACTGGCGTGGGAGATGATGTAGATGAGCGTGTTGTCCTTGCGGGCCGAGTCCTGCGGGACCCAGTAGCCCACATTCGTCATCCCATGCTTCTCGAAGATCTGCATCGTGTGGTCGCGGAAGCGCGCCTGCAGCGCGTCGAGTCGCCCGGGGAGCGTGGTGTAGGTGCGGATCTCGAAGACGCGGTCGCCAGCCGCAACGTCCGCAGGCGCCGACGCAGTCGGGGTGGGGGTCGCGCCCGCCGAAGCCGAGTCGGACACAGGCGACGACTGCGGGGCGGAGCATGCGGCCGCGAACAGCGCGGTGATAATGAGACGTCGGTACATCAGATCTCTCCCAGTCGATAGCGTTGTTGGCCGTTGGCATCGAAGTTATCGGGAGCGAGCCAGCGCTCCTAGATGGCCTGGGCCCACCCGGGCGGGCTCAGCGGGGGGGGGCGCGCGCGCCCCCCGCCCCCCAGCCGGGCGCCGTGGCCCCGGGGCCCCACGGCGGCCGTGGGCCCCGCCCCCCCCCCCACCCTTCCCCTGGCCTCCCCCCCCCCCCCGCCACAGCCCCTTGACGTCAGGGCGACCTCCACGCCCCCTTCCCCCCCCCGGCGGCCCCCCCCAGCCCACACGGTGACAGCCGTTCCGGTCACGCCCCCCAGCGCTCTGCTCCGGCAGCGCGCACGGCATCCCCTCCATTGCGGGCGACACGTGCGAGGCAGCCCGCAACGTGGGCGGGGCGTCGACGCCCACCATCCCCCACGGTGCGCTCATCAGGGCGCGCGCCGCCCGAATCGCCCTCACCGGTCCCCGTATCGCTTCACGCACTGAACGCGCCCGACCGCTCCTGGACCGGACGACCTCCCAGGCCACGCCAGCCCCAAACCACCATGGCGCCTACTGCGCGGGCGGCGGTGCGCGCCCGCCCGACGGGAAGCAGTCGGGACACCGACGCTTTGGGGCGGCTAGCCGGAGAAGCTGGCGAAGGTCCCCCCAACCAAGCGCGTACGACCGGCGGCCAAGACGCGCTTCTGGGGCGACACCTGACCGTGGGTTCGGTTCAGTTCACCGCCCCAACCTTGTCGTCCATCACCGAATGGCGCCAGCCACCCTCACGCCACTTCTTCGCCGGCCACTCGTGGTCGAGCATCGCGAACCACGCGGTGTCGCGGTTCCGCCCCTTCACGATCATGTGCTGCCGGAACAGCCCTTCATACGTGAAGCCGAAACGGACGGCCGAACGCTTGGAGGGTGCATTGAGGTCGTTGCATTTCCACTCGTAGCGCCGATAGCCCAGGTCGTCGAAGACGTGGCGCGCGAGCAGGTACTGCGCCTCGGTGGCCAGTGCGGTGCGCTGCATCGCCGGCGTGTACAGGATCGAGCCGACCTCGATCACGCGATGCCGCGTGTCGATGCGCATGAGCGAGAGCCACCCGACCGCGTCGTCGTTCCGGTCAGCCACGGCCCAGTAGACCGGATCGTGAAGGCTGGCCGCGATGGTGACGACGTGGGCCTCGAAGTCCTGCGGGTCGGCATACGGACCGGTGAAGAGATAGGCCCACAACGCCTCCCGCTCCGCGCCGTGTGACAGCGCGTAGAGGCGTGCAGTGTCGCGCGCCGGGTCGATCGGGCGCAGGCGCCCGAAACGCCCCTCGAGCGTGACGTGCGCCGGTCGCGGCGCGGGGTGATCGGACACTGGAGGACCAACGACGGGAAGCATGGTGACGCACCTGGAAGACGATCGTGGAGCGCGCTACGGCTGTCGCGTGAAGCCCACGTTGTTGGTGCGCGCCTGGCTCAAGGCGAATCCAGTGACCGTCCCCCGCTTGTCGCGCGTGAAGGCGACCTTGGCCCCTGCCGGGACGCCGAACACGTCGGGGGCCATGGGCATGAGCGGCATCCATGGGCCGTAGCGCATGCGCACCTTCAGCGCCGTCCCGTCCTGCTGGATCACCGCCCAGGAGTCGAGTTCGGCGCTGGCATATCGCCCGGCGAAGGCCGCCGCCGTGGCCGCCGTGAGCGTGGGGGGAGCCGCCAGGCGCAACGCCGGTGCGGGCATGTCGAACTGCGTCACGCGCACGGTGGGGCCGGCGGGGGTGTTCGAGAAGACGACGGAATCGGTGGCTTCGGCCGCGCGAAACGTGGAGTCCGATGTCGGCGCCAGCGGCAAACGCGCCCCCATCAGGCTGATCACCATTCCGGTCCCCTCACGGGCGATGGTCGCCACGATCCCCGGCAGCACCTCGTAGCGTCCGGCCCAGCGATCCAGTCGGTCCGCCGCCACGGCGACCCCCGCCGCTGCTCCCTCCGTCGCCGCCACGACTGGACTCAGGCGATCGGCGAGGTACTTGTCGGCCACCCGTCGCGCCAACTGCTCCGGCGTCGCCGTGTAGTCGTTGCACAGCACCGCGACGGAGAAGTGTTCGGTCGGGAAGCGCAGGAGGTCGGCCCGGAAGCCGATGAAGGCGCCGCCGTGGTCGACGACCGGGAGTCCGCGATACGTCGTCGGCATCAGGCCGAAGGCATACGTCTGCGGCCGGCCGCTGCCTAACGGCGTCGACGGTGCGGTCGTGAGCCGGGTGGTGAACGCGGCGTCTCGCTTCCCCAGCCGGTTCGCGTAGAAGTTGCTGTCCCACTTCCGCAGGTCCTCGATCGTCGTCAGCAACCCGCCATCACCAGCGAGCGCGAAGCTGGTGCGCACGATCTCGAAGCCGCCGGCACCGCTCGGCTGGTAGCCTTCGGCCCGCCGCGCGACGATTCGCGTGTTGAGGTCGTGGAACTGCGTGCTCGACATGCCCAGCGGCGCAAAGATCCGCTCGGCCGCGAGATCACGCAGCGACTTCCCGCTCGCGCGCTTCACGATCTCCGACAGCAGCAAGTAGCCGGAGTTGGAGTACGAGTAGCGCATCCCCGGCTGGAAGTCGAGCGCGTGCTGCCGGGCGATCATCTCGAGGGCCATCTCCTGCGGGATCTCGTCGGCGATGCTGCGCCCAGACAGCGCCCACAGCCCGAGATAGTCGCGAATACCGCTGGTGTGGTGCACCAGGTGGTCGATCGTGATCGGCTGCGTGTACGCCGGCAATTCCGGGATCCACTTCCGCACCGGATCGGTGAGCGAGATCGTCCCGTCCTCGGCCAGCAGCGCGATGCTCGCGGCCGCGAACTGCTTGGACGTCGACGCGATGTAGAAGACCGTGCTCGTCCCGATCGGCACCCCCTGATTGAGGTCGGCCATCCCGTAGCCGCGCCCGAAGACGATGCGGTCATCGCGATAGACGCCGACGGCGCAGCCGGGGGTGTTGGTGTGATCGTAGCGGGCGAAGATCGAGTCGATCGACGCCGCTGACGGGCCGGCGGCGGGACGCGAAGGCTGCGCGCCCCCGTCGATGGCAGTGGCAAGCGTCCCGGCGGCCAAGGCGGCGGCAATCAGGCGTGTCATCGTGAGTGTGCTCCAGTGCGTTAGCGTGGCCGGCCGGTGCCGACCGGCTTGTCCGGCGGGCTTGCAGGCGCCGCGCCGCTCTTCTTGCGTTCCTCTTCCCAGAGCTTGCGCTGTTCGCGCAGCACGTAGGCATGGATCGCCTGCACATCCCCCGGCGAGAAGACGTCGGCGAAGCTCGACATCCCGCTGGACTGGAGCTTGCCACCGGTGACGATGGAATCGAAGGCGGCATGCACCTGCGGCGTTAGGCGATGCAGGTCGGGATACGCGCTGAGCTGCGCGTCGCCGCGCGCCAGATGACAGAAGGCGCACGACGTGCCGAACAGCGCCCCGCCGCGGTCGGCGAGCGAATCGGAGTAGAAGGCGAGCGTGGGAGGCTCGGGCGTTGCCAGCACCTGGCGCTTCGGCGGCAGCGGCGTGGCCCCGCCCCCGAGCTTGAAGGCGAGGATGCGCCCGTAGTTCTGGTACGTGTAGGGGGCCGAACCAAGGGGGTACATCGGCGCGAGCGCACCGCCGAAGCCGGCCAGGACCGCGATGTACTGCTCACCATCGATCTCGTACGAGATGGGGGCCGCCATGATCGCCGTCCCCACCTCGATGTCGTGCAGCTTGGTGCCGTTGTCGGCGCGATAGACCACGAGGTGCCCGTCGGACTTCCCCTGGATCACGAGGTTTCCCGCCGTCGTGAGCACGCCGCCCCCGGCCCAGTCCTTGTCGCCAAGCGGGACGCGCCACTTCTCCTGCTGCGCGATGGGGTCCCAGGCGATGAGGACTTCCTGCGTGGCCGGCAGCGGGAGTTTGGGGTCCTTGCGACGCGCGTCTTCCACGAGCTTGCGCTCGGCGGGGCCCACCTGGTCGAGCGTGAAGCCGAGCATGGCCCCCGCCCCCATGTTCGCCTTCCCCTTCGTCCACTTGTAGGTGGGCTCGCCGAACATCAGCATCCCCTGTTCGCGGGCCGGGATGTAGGTCAAACCTGTTTTCGGACTGTAGGCCATCGGCTGCCAGTTGTGCCCGCCGGCCTGCGTGGGGAAGACCAGCGCCGGCCCCTTCTCGTACACCGCCGCCGGGTTGATCGCCGGGCGTCCCGCCGAATCGAAGCCGGTGAGCCAGTTGGCAAAGACAAACGGCTTGCCCGAGACGAAGGCCCCCGTCTCGCGATCGAGGACGTAGTAGATCCCGTTCTTGGGCGCCTGCATGAGGACCTTGCGCGGCCGTCCCTCGATCGTGAGATCGGCGAGGATCATGTTGGCAGACGCCGTGTAGTCCCACAGCTCCCACGGCACTTGCTGGTAGTGCCACTTGAGCGCCCCGTTCGACGGATCGATGGCGAGAATCGAGACGAGGTACAGGTTGTCGCCGCGCGAGGGATCGCGATGCCACCCGGCGTAGGGGGTGCTGTTCCCCGTCCCCACGTACAGCAGGTTGAGTTCGGGATCGTAGGTCATCTCGCCCCACACCGTCCCGCCCAGCCCCGAGGCCCAGTCGGTCTTGGGCCCCCAGGTCTTGAGCGCCGCCTCCATCGCCTTGTCCTCCGGCGCGCCCTTGGCCGGGTCACCCGGGACGGTGAAGAAGCGCCACTTCTGCGCCCCGCTCTGCAGGTCGTACGCGGTGATGTAGCCTCGCACGCCGAACTCGCCGCCGCTGTTGCCGATGACGACCACGTCGCCGGCCACCTGCGGCGCGCCGGTGATCGAATAGAAGCGCGTCTCGCGATCGATGAAGGTGTCGCTGCGCCAGAGTTGCTTGCCGCTGGCCGCATCGAGGGCGACGAGATAGCCGTCGATCGTGGCCACGTACACGCGCCCGCGCCACACCTGCAGCCCGCGGCTCACCACATCGCAGCAGGCGCGCCGGTTGTAGCGGCCATCGGCCTCGGGATCGTAGCGCCACTTCTCGGCGCCGGTCTTCGCGTCTACCGCATACACCGCCCCCCACGGCCCCGACGCATAGAGCACCCCATCGACCACGATCGGCGTCGCTTCCTGGCCATGCTCCACACGCCCGCGCCGAGTGCGTGCCGTGTACTCCCACGCGAAGCCGAGCTTCGCGGCGTTGGTGTCGGAGATGGTGGTGAGCGGTGAGAAGCGCTCGCCCTTGGAGGTGCGCCCGAGGCTCATCCACTGTCCCGGCTCGGCGTCGGCCTGACGCAGGCGCTCGGGCGAGATGGCGCCGGCGGAGGGTGTCGCGCTCGCGGCGCTCCCGGCGTTCCCGCCCTCGCCCTTGCACGCGACAGCGCTGAGGAGAACGGCCGCGGAGCAGAGGCGGCGAGCGGTGGTGACGGACAGCGTGCGCACAAGCATGAACGGGAGTGGGCGAAGTGGGCGCGAAGAGGCCCGGGAGGGCCCGACAGGGGGGTGAACGCGCACGAATGCGGCGCGGACGTGGAGAGGACGATACGCTACCGGCGAATCACAATCGGCGGAAGACGGGACACACGCAACGCGCGACAGAGCGCTCGACCACGCGCGCCACCGAGCGCGCCACCGAGCGCGCCACCGAGCGCGCGACCGAGCGCGCCA
Above is a window of Gemmatimonadota bacterium DNA encoding:
- a CDS encoding beta-lactamase family protein; this translates as MRFAISRTIALTLLGASSLSAQRPATLTKLTRLIDSAGTALVKEGKAPGIAVAVSRGGRIVYAKGFGYADIENKVAVTPASVFQIGSVTKQFTAAAILQLVDQGKLALTDPLTKFYPDWPGAGSTVTVAHLLNHTAGIHNYTAMPVFQAWKSRYVPADSMIALFKSAPFDFEPGAKWSYSNSGYYVLGQIVEKVSGEPYDAYVEKRLAAPNALATVRYCHLTPLIANRAHGYASRKEGGLPNADYQEMSTPYAAGAICSTASDLVKWTMALESGKVVRPATYREMTTPRALTDGTKQPYAFGLGVSDLAGHRIVSHNGGIDGFRSQLASYPNDSLIIAVLVNGDSDLPDRFEKMIARWALGVPEPVVKDLAVPAELIARVTGSYAGEAGPVRIVAKEGKLFAELEETRQLRYQGNGVFIMDGSGGAEIQFAPETGRVETLTAKVSGAALVFKRVPGVDDHAWVARRSRVGRGDA
- a CDS encoding SgcJ/EcaC family oxidoreductase; this translates as MHPKDLQDFAARYTDAWCSQDAASVAAFFAPDGLLTINGGSPNLGRVAITASAEGFMVAFPDLVVEMNGLDVDGERVVYRWTLTGTNTGPGGTGRRVRIKGSETWTFGPDALVARSVGAYDAADYHRQLHGAPAGA
- a CDS encoding NIPSNAP family protein, yielding MYRRLIITALFAAACSAPQSSPVSDSASAGATPTPTASAPADVAAGDRVFEIRTYTTLPGRLDALQARFRDHTMQIFEKHGMTNVGYWVPQDSARKDNTLIYIISHASRAQADRNWEAFDKDPEWQKVAAESEKDGKIIDKIESVYATATDYSPIK
- a CDS encoding GNAT family N-acetyltransferase, producing the protein MLPVVGPPVSDHPAPRPAHVTLEGRFGRLRPIDPARDTARLYALSHGAEREALWAYLFTGPYADPQDFEAHVVTIAASLHDPVYWAVADRNDDAVGWLSLMRIDTRHRVIEVGSILYTPAMQRTALATEAQYLLARHVFDDLGYRRYEWKCNDLNAPSKRSAVRFGFTYEGLFRQHMIVKGRNRDTAWFAMLDHEWPAKKWREGGWRHSVMDDKVGAVN
- a CDS encoding beta-lactamase family protein: MTRLIAAALAAGTLATAIDGGAQPSRPAAGPSAASIDSIFARYDHTNTPGCAVGVYRDDRIVFGRGYGMADLNQGVPIGTSTVFYIASTSKQFAAASIALLAEDGTISLTDPVRKWIPELPAYTQPITIDHLVHHTSGIRDYLGLWALSGRSIADEIPQEMALEMIARQHALDFQPGMRYSYSNSGYLLLSEIVKRASGKSLRDLAAERIFAPLGMSSTQFHDLNTRIVARRAEGYQPSGAGGFEIVRTSFALAGDGGLLTTIEDLRKWDSNFYANRLGKRDAAFTTRLTTAPSTPLGSGRPQTYAFGLMPTTYRGLPVVDHGGAFIGFRADLLRFPTEHFSVAVLCNDYTATPEQLARRVADKYLADRLSPVVAATEGAAAGVAVAADRLDRWAGRYEVLPGIVATIAREGTGMVISLMGARLPLAPTSDSTFRAAEATDSVVFSNTPAGPTVRVTQFDMPAPALRLAAPPTLTAATAAAFAGRYASAELDSWAVIQQDGTALKVRMRYGPWMPLMPMAPDVFGVPAGAKVAFTRDKRGTVTGFALSQARTNNVGFTRQP
- a CDS encoding PQQ-dependent dehydrogenase, methanol/ethanol family, whose translation is MRTLSVTTARRLCSAAVLLSAVACKGEGGNAGSAASATPSAGAISPERLRQADAEPGQWMSLGRTSKGERFSPLTTISDTNAAKLGFAWEYTARTRRGRVEHGQEATPIVVDGVLYASGPWGAVYAVDAKTGAEKWRYDPEADGRYNRRACCDVVSRGLQVWRGRVYVATIDGYLVALDAASGKQLWRSDTFIDRETRFYSITGAPQVAGDVVVIGNSGGEFGVRGYITAYDLQSGAQKWRFFTVPGDPAKGAPEDKAMEAALKTWGPKTDWASGLGGTVWGEMTYDPELNLLYVGTGNSTPYAGWHRDPSRGDNLYLVSILAIDPSNGALKWHYQQVPWELWDYTASANMILADLTIEGRPRKVLMQAPKNGIYYVLDRETGAFVSGKPFVFANWLTGFDSAGRPAINPAAVYEKGPALVFPTQAGGHNWQPMAYSPKTGLTYIPAREQGMLMFGEPTYKWTKGKANMGAGAMLGFTLDQVGPAERKLVEDARRKDPKLPLPATQEVLIAWDPIAQQEKWRVPLGDKDWAGGGVLTTAGNLVIQGKSDGHLVVYRADNGTKLHDIEVGTAIMAAPISYEIDGEQYIAVLAGFGGALAPMYPLGSAPYTYQNYGRILAFKLGGGATPLPPKRQVLATPEPPTLAFYSDSLADRGGALFGTSCAFCHLARGDAQLSAYPDLHRLTPQVHAAFDSIVTGGKLQSSGMSSFADVFSPGDVQAIHAYVLREQRKLWEEERKKSGAAPASPPDKPVGTGRPR